A genome region from Pseudomonas pergaminensis includes the following:
- a CDS encoding alpha/beta hydrolase: MNTIGKALTGTLLALSISNAFAATGEVEHNTQAFLDVLNAGTGKPMEQLTPKDARAVLTGAQAGVKLTLPKADVSQKTIQVDGKPLDLTIVRPAGVKGTLPVFMFFHGGGWVLGDYPTHERLVRDLVVGSGAVAVFVNYTPSPEAHYPVAINQAYGATKWVAEHGKEINVDGKRLAVAGNSVGGNMAAVVSLMAKDKGTPAIKFQLLLWPVTDANFDTGSYNQYAEGHFLTKNMMKWFWDNYTTDANQRAEIYASPLRATTDQLKGLPPALIQTAGADVLRDEGEAYARQLDAAGVPVTAVRYNGMIHDYGLLNVISQVPAVRSALLQASDELKQHLK; encoded by the coding sequence ATGAACACAATTGGTAAAGCGCTCACCGGCACCCTGCTCGCCCTGTCCATCAGCAACGCCTTCGCGGCGACCGGTGAAGTCGAGCACAACACCCAGGCGTTCCTGGATGTGTTGAACGCAGGCACCGGCAAACCGATGGAACAGCTGACGCCCAAGGATGCCCGTGCCGTACTGACCGGCGCCCAGGCCGGTGTGAAGCTGACGCTGCCCAAGGCGGACGTGAGCCAGAAGACCATCCAGGTCGATGGCAAGCCGCTCGACCTGACCATCGTGCGTCCGGCCGGAGTCAAGGGCACCTTGCCTGTGTTCATGTTCTTCCACGGCGGCGGCTGGGTGCTCGGGGACTACCCGACCCATGAACGCCTGGTGCGGGATCTGGTCGTGGGGTCGGGGGCGGTGGCGGTGTTCGTCAACTACACACCTTCGCCGGAAGCGCACTACCCGGTGGCCATCAACCAGGCCTACGGCGCAACCAAATGGGTGGCCGAGCACGGTAAAGAGATCAACGTCGATGGCAAGCGCCTGGCGGTAGCCGGCAACAGTGTCGGCGGCAACATGGCGGCGGTGGTCAGCCTGATGGCCAAGGACAAGGGCACGCCGGCGATCAAGTTCCAGCTGCTGTTGTGGCCGGTGACCGATGCCAACTTCGACACCGGGTCCTACAACCAGTACGCCGAAGGGCACTTCCTCACCAAGAACATGATGAAGTGGTTCTGGGACAACTACACCACCGACGCCAACCAGCGCGCCGAGATCTACGCCTCGCCGCTGCGGGCAACGACGGACCAGCTCAAGGGCTTGCCGCCCGCGCTGATCCAGACTGCTGGTGCCGACGTGCTGCGTGATGAAGGCGAGGCCTATGCCCGCCAGCTGGATGCCGCCGGTGTGCCGGTGACCGCCGTGCGCTACAACGGCATGATCCACGACTACGGTTTGCTCAACGTGATCAGCCAGGTGCCAGCCGTGCGCTCAGCATTGCTCCAGGCCTCGGATGAGCTGAAGCAACACCTGAAGTAA
- a CDS encoding organic hydroperoxide resistance protein, translated as MQTLYTAVATATGGRDGRAVSSDNILDVKLSTPKELGGAGGQATNPEQLFAAGYSACFIGALKFVASQTKRKIPDDASITAHVGIGQIPGGFGLDIDLHISLPGLAQDDAQSLVDAAHQVCPYSNATRGNVDVRLHVTV; from the coding sequence ATGCAAACGCTCTATACCGCAGTAGCTACCGCCACCGGCGGCCGTGATGGTCGTGCTGTTTCCAGCGACAACATCCTCGACGTCAAACTGTCCACCCCTAAAGAATTGGGCGGTGCCGGGGGCCAGGCCACCAACCCTGAACAACTGTTCGCTGCCGGCTACTCGGCCTGCTTTATCGGCGCCCTGAAATTCGTCGCCAGCCAGACCAAACGCAAAATCCCGGATGACGCCTCGATCACTGCCCACGTCGGCATCGGCCAGATCCCCGGTGGTTTCGGCCTGGATATCGACCTGCACATCAGCCTGCCGGGCCTGGCCCAGGACGACGCGCAAAGCCTGGTCGACGCCGCTCACCAAGTCTGCCCGTACTCCAACGCCACCCGTGGCAACGTCGATGTACGCCTGCACGTGACCGTCTAA